The sequence CCCGGTCGAGGGCACCCGCTTCGACCTCCGCCAGGGCGTCCGCGTGCGCGACGCGCAGCTCGACGACGCGTGGGCCGACGCCCGCGTGGTCGACGGCGTCACGCGCCACGGCGTGCAGGCGCCCGACGGCCGCCGCACCGAGATCTGGGCGGACGGCGAGTTCACCTACTGGCAGGTCTTCGTGACGCCGTGGTACCCGGTCGCCGACGGCCACGTGTGGGCGGTCGCGGTCGAGCCGATGACGGCGCCGGCGGACGCCTTCAACTCGGGCGACGGCCTCATCACCCTCGCGCCCGGATCCGAGTGGTCCGGCACCTGGGGCATCGACCTGCACGACTGATCCGCACGGGCCGCCCGGAGCCGGGCGCGCCCGGTGCACGCTGGTCGGAGAACGAACCCGCCCGGGACGCGTCGCGCCGACCGTCCTAGCGTCGGACCATGACCGACACCGACCCGACCACCGCTCCCCTCGACAGCATCACGGGCGTGCACCACGTGCGCCTCTCCGTGACCGACCTGGCCCGCTCGCGCGCCTTCTACGAGGGCGTGCTCGGGCTCACCCCCGCCATCGAGAGCGAGGGCGACCCGAGCGACCCGGCCGTGCGGCAGGATCCCGCGCAGTACTTCGGCGGCGTGATCTACGGCGTCGGCTCGCAGCTCCTCGGCCTGCGCCCCGTCACGGCCGGCGGCGCGTTCGACCCCGAGACGCGCGGCCTCGACCACGTCAGCCTCCAGGTCGGCTCGCGCGACGACCTCGTGCGCGCGGCCGCGGTGCTCGAGGAGCGCGGCATCGTCCACGGCGAGGTCATCGACTTCCCGACGGGCATGTCGATCCTCTCCGTGCAGGACCCCGACGACATCAACGTCGAGCTCGTCGCGGCGGGCTGACCCATCGACGACCCCCGGGCCCCGGCGCCTGCGTAACATCTATCGCATGCGCCGGGCCCGGCCGGACGCGACGGTCGAGGAGGACGCGATGGCGATGGATCCGCTGGCGCTCGAGAGCCAGGTCTGCTTCCAGGCGGTGGTCGCCGCGCGCACGGTGGTCGCCGTCTACCGGCCGATCCTCGAGCCGCTCGGCCTCACGCACACGCAGTACCTCGTGATGCTCGCCCTCTGGGAGCGCGACGACCGCTCCGTCTCCGACCTCGGGGCGACCCTGCAGCTGGAGCCCGCGACGCTCACGCCGCTGCTCAAGCGCCTCCAGGGCGCCGGGTTCGTGGACCGCGCCCGCAGCAGCGCGGACGAGCGCGTCGTCCTCGTCTCCCTCACGCCCGCGGGCCGCGAGCTCCGCGACCGCGCCATGGACGTGCCCGCCCGGGCGGCCGCGCGCACCGGCATGACGGTGGAGGAGCTCGTGATGCTGCGGGACTCGCTCACCGACGTGGTGGGGCGGCTGACCGGCTCGGTCGCGGACGGCGACGGCGACGGGGGAGCCGGGGCCGACGCGGAGAACCGCGGGGCCGACGCCGGCGCGGACCACCGCGCCGCCTGACCGGCCGTCAGCGGGCGGCGTCGAAGGGCGTCCAGCTCGCGTCGGTGACGCGCGTCGTACCGTCGACGGCCTCGACGGAGAGGGCCGCGCCGCCCAGCGCCCCGACGGTCGCCGTCGTGAGCACCGCGCGGTCGCCGTCGACGAAGGCCTCGATCGTGCGGTCGTCGACGACGAGGTCGAGCGTCACGGGATCCCCGGGCGCCATATCCGGCAGCGGCGCCGTCGCCGGCCGCTCGTAGGGGTCCGGCATGATCCCGTCCGGGTCGTCGTCGCGGACGACGAAGGCCTGCCGCCGCTCCCGGTCGTAGCCGACCGTCACCGAGCCGCCCTCGGGGGACGCGAGCCGCACGCGGGTCTCGCGCGCGGGATCCGCCGGGTCGGGCGTGAGCGTGAGGCGG is a genomic window of Clavibacter capsici containing:
- a CDS encoding VOC family protein, whose amino-acid sequence is MTDTDPTTAPLDSITGVHHVRLSVTDLARSRAFYEGVLGLTPAIESEGDPSDPAVRQDPAQYFGGVIYGVGSQLLGLRPVTAGGAFDPETRGLDHVSLQVGSRDDLVRAAAVLEERGIVHGEVIDFPTGMSILSVQDPDDINVELVAAG
- a CDS encoding MarR family winged helix-turn-helix transcriptional regulator is translated as MAMDPLALESQVCFQAVVAARTVVAVYRPILEPLGLTHTQYLVMLALWERDDRSVSDLGATLQLEPATLTPLLKRLQGAGFVDRARSSADERVVLVSLTPAGRELRDRAMDVPARAAARTGMTVEELVMLRDSLTDVVGRLTGSVADGDGDGGAGADAENRGADAGADHRAA